The Gemella haemolysans ATCC 10379 genome contains the following window.
CTACGTATAAACTTGCAGAGAATTCAAACTGCTTAATAGTTAAATTAGATGGAATCACTAAAGAATATTATAGTTGGGGATTACGTGTAGGCTTCATCACATATTACACAAAGGATGACTCATTACGACTAAAACTTCAAGAAAAAACACAAGGATATTTAAGAAGTACTACATCTTCTCCTTCAAACTTATCTCAACAAATCGCAATAAGATTATTAGATAACGAAGAATCAATTAAAGAAAAAGAAGAAAATGATAGTATTATCGAAGACAGATACAACGAACTAAAATCAGCTATCGCTAAAGAACAAATAGATACTTTAGTCACAGTTTTACCTTTCAACTCTGGCTATTTCTTCACTATTAAATTACCAAACACAATTAACGCTCATGAATTTAGACTAAAATTCTTAAACGAATACAAGTATGGGGTATATTCTATGGATAACGAGCATATAAGAATAGCTTTCTCATGCTTAGATAAAGAATTAATTCCTGAATTAATAACTAAATTCAAAGAATGTATCCAACAATTTTAAAAATAAAACTAGGTGAATCAAATATAAATTCACCTAGTTTTTATTTATTTTACAGATTTTTTTAATAATTCGACCATGTGTTTATTGGCATTTAACTCTATATCATTATTTAATTCTATAAAGTCATAAGTTCCATATTTGTTATCTAATGCAGCTTTGATTAAATAATCTGTTACATTAGGATTCTTAGGTAAAATTGGACCATGAAGATAAGTTCCAATCAGATTATTGTATAATATCCCTTCTTTTTTATCTTCATCATTATTTCCATATCCAACCACAACATTACCTAGAGTTTCATAATTGTGATATGTTCTTCCACCGTGATTCTCAAACCCTACAATATTACCAAATTTCTCAGATTCAACTAGTATATTACCTATAAGACGCGGTGCATCTTTTTTTGATTCTGTATAAAAATCTAGTATATTTAATCCCGGAAGTTTGTCACCATCTACAGTTTTATAATACTCACCAAGAAATTGATAACCTCCACAAATAGTAAGAGCTGGAATACCATCTTCAATAGCAGACTTAAACTCATTTTTAATCTTACTAAATTGCTCTGTCGCTATGCACTGCTCTCTATCAGATCCTCCCCCAATAAAAAACATATCGCAATCTGTTAATTTCACACCATCTGTTGAAGTTATATTTTCAATCTCAAGGTTAATTCCACGCCATTCACAACGTTTCTTTAATGCTATAACATTACCTATATCTCCATATAAATTTAATTTATCTGGCATAAAGTGATATAATTTTAAATCCATAGAATTATTTCTCCAATTCTCTTTGAGTTTCTACTAAAGCTGTGTAATTCGGAATAGCAATTGCATACTTTTCATTATAACTTTTCAGTTTAGCTACAGCTTCTGGTATTGCCTCATTCACTACAACATTAGCGTTAACTCCACAATATTTTAATCTTAATGCTAATTCTTTTGCTCTTTTTCCTGAACATACAATATTATTAATATTTTGACCTAATAATATATCAAAGTCTGTATCCCATATCCATGATATATCAATTCCATCAGCACCATTATCATTAAGTACTAATAAGTAATTTATTTCTTCCTTAATCGAATTAGCAATAGCTAGTGATGCATTTAATCCAGCTGGATTTTTTGCAAGATTTAATAACACTGTAGAACCATTTGCAAAACTTATACTTTGCATACGTCCATTAGTAGGAGTATATGTTCCTAAACCTTTTTTAATTTTATCTTCAGATAACCCTAATTCTTTAAGTAGAGAATAAGCAGCAAGTAGATTATAAATATTATAATCACCAGCAAGTTTCGTCTCAATTACTTCCCCATTATTAATACTCATATTAATAAAAGGCTCAACAGTTGCTTTTGTTACTTCATATTTTACACTTTGATGTTCAAAATCACATTTAGAACAATGGTAAAAACCAAGTTGACTATAATGAACATGATCATAAATCAACTCCATACCGCAATTTGGACAGAATTTAGATTCAGAAATTCCAAAATCAGAAAATTGATATGCTTCCTTTGCAATTCCAAAATAAATATTATCTTCACCATACTTAGAAAGTCTTGTAACAAAAGGATCATCACTATTTAAGATTAACTGGATTTGTTTACCTTCAAGTTGTTCTCCAATTGTTGCAATAAGAGTATCAATTTCTCCAAATCTATCAATTTGATCTCTAAAGAAATTATTGATAACAAATTTTGTCGGTGTAATATATTTCATAACACGCTTAATAGAACCTTCATCAATTTCAATAATGGCTAATTTAGTATTATTTCTCCCTTGAATAGCAAACGTTGAGATAATACCATCTAACATATTTGCTCCTTCAAAATTATTAATAAAGTTTTCACCAGCAGATCTTAAAGTATGACCTATAAGATTTGATGTTGTCGTTTTTCCATTAGTCCCTGTTACAAAAACAATTTCATCGAAATCACTAGCTAATTTAGTAAGCACATTATCATTTACTTTTCTTAATACCTTACCTGGTAAATCTGTTCCCTTTTTTCCTGCTAATTTACTTGCAGTTCTAGTTAACTTTGCTAAATTTCTATAAAATGCTAGCATATATTCTCCTTTTATAGACTATTTTGTGATGTATCAAATTTATATCCTATCCCCCAAACAGTTACAATCATC
Protein-coding sequences here:
- a CDS encoding type 1 glutamine amidotransferase, which gives rise to MDLKLYHFMPDKLNLYGDIGNVIALKKRCEWRGINLEIENITSTDGVKLTDCDMFFIGGGSDREQCIATEQFSKIKNEFKSAIEDGIPALTICGGYQFLGEYYKTVDGDKLPGLNILDFYTESKKDAPRLIGNILVESEKFGNIVGFENHGGRTYHNYETLGNVVVGYGNNDEDKKEGILYNNLIGTYLHGPILPKNPNVTDYLIKAALDNKYGTYDFIELNNDIELNANKHMVELLKKSVK
- a CDS encoding MurT ligase domain-containing protein, whose product is MLAFYRNLAKLTRTASKLAGKKGTDLPGKVLRKVNDNVLTKLASDFDEIVFVTGTNGKTTTSNLIGHTLRSAGENFINNFEGANMLDGIISTFAIQGRNNTKLAIIEIDEGSIKRVMKYITPTKFVINNFFRDQIDRFGEIDTLIATIGEQLEGKQIQLILNSDDPFVTRLSKYGEDNIYFGIAKEAYQFSDFGISESKFCPNCGMELIYDHVHYSQLGFYHCSKCDFEHQSVKYEVTKATVEPFINMSINNGEVIETKLAGDYNIYNLLAAYSLLKELGLSEDKIKKGLGTYTPTNGRMQSISFANGSTVLLNLAKNPAGLNASLAIANSIKEEINYLLVLNDNGADGIDISWIWDTDFDILLGQNINNIVCSGKRAKELALRLKYCGVNANVVVNEAIPEAVAKLKSYNEKYAIAIPNYTALVETQRELEK